A genome region from Nycticebus coucang isolate mNycCou1 chromosome 4, mNycCou1.pri, whole genome shotgun sequence includes the following:
- the ECRG4 gene encoding augurin yields the protein MATSSARPAVLALTGLALLLLLCLGPGGISGNKLKLMLQKREAPAPAKAIVAVEESKAKEFLPSLKRQKRQLWDRSRPEVQQWYQQFLYMGFDEAKFEDDVTYWLNRDRNGHESYGDYYQRHYDEDAAIGPRSPYSFRHGASVNYDDY from the exons ATGGCCACCTCCTCTGCGCGGCCCGCGGTGCTGGCCCTGACCGGGCtggcgctgctgctgctgctgtgcttGGGCCCAG gtgGCATAAGTGGAAATAAACTCAAGCTAATGCTTCAAAAACGAGAAG CACCTGCTCCAGCTAAGGCTATAGTGGCTGTCGAGGAGAGCAAAGCCAAGGAATTCCTCCCCAGCTTGAAGCGCCAGAAGAGGCAGCTGTGGGACCGGAGCCGGCCTGAGGTGCAGCAGTGGTACCAGCAGTTCCTCTACATGGGCTTTGACGAGGCG AAATTTGAAGATGACGTCACCTACTGGCTTAACAGAGATCGCAATGGACATGAGTCCTATGGTGATTACTACCAACGCCACTATGATGAAGATGCTGCAATTGGTCCCCGGAGCCCTTACTCCTTTCGGCATGGAGCCAGTGTCAACTATGATGACTACTGA